In Sander vitreus isolate 19-12246 chromosome 8, sanVit1, whole genome shotgun sequence, the genomic window TCAAGTAAGGCTTTTacctgtttatttaaaaaatatctttttacTGGCAAATTAGACATCAACAGTATTTCACCAGTGACATAAATATACGTTTAGTTACAGCTGTCATGTTAAGACAAGTAGAAAATACTTTGACGTTGTACTGAAAACTACACTGTAGATTTTATttctaatctctctctctctcacacacacacacacacacacacctcaatcCAATGAGTTCAAACTGACCAAATAATTTAAAACTTCATAAAACATATATTAGTTCTGCTATAttcctaataaaaaaaacaaaaaaacataccaGGCAAAGAGAGCAGAGCCAAACATTCAATCATATCAAAATGGTTTCCCCTGCTTACAAGGGGATTTGGTGATGCCATTAGCAGAACGAGTAggatgacacacagacaaatctAGTACCAGCACCATAGTACTGGGTTCCTTCTCCCCAATCAGGCAGAACTAATAAATGCAAACTCCTGATAAACAATATACGGAAATAAGATTATATGCAACATCAGGATTAGGCCTCTCACCTGTAGATTACAGTTAAACTAATTTGAATATTTCAAGTATTCATTATGTCCATTGCAGTGCTTAGGGAGCAGAAAGAAGCCAAAAGCTTTCATCTTCACTCTTTATCTACAAAGAGCCTCTTAAACACCATCCCACCTGCCACATAAAACACAGAGGAATGCATATATGAAATTGCCGCTAGGGGTCATTTGTGCACAAACTGTAGATGTATGGGGAGTGTATCCAGCAGCTCACCATTAGAGTACAAacaaaattcacaaaaaaaacaagctaaCAACTTTGTGAAGGCCAATGgacaaaatgttatataaaCATATAGAGGAGGATGCAATTCAAACGTTTGACTTTTTTGAGTGAGAGTGTCACTGGGATTGAGTGGAGCCGATGTGTTTGGAGCCTGCAGGGATCAGAGATGTGACCACCAGTCCTTGACTCAGGTCCAGACCTCGGCCCTCCTTCTCCTAGAAACATACAGATGCATACAGCTGTTATTGAAGCATAACATTACAAACAGGAGTCCTAAACCCTTGTTTTTGACCAATTAACCCGCAGAAATCAGTCAAGATTCAAATGGGCTTGAAGGACGGCTGAAGCTTACAGTAATAAAGAGACCCGTTTAATTACAGAATATGGCACCAAtacctagtctggctatcaccaggccaagctcaatcttttaagattgaacattagtctggggagtctgctctgtgttttctactgcacaagaggcgtaaTCAACGGTCATAGTTCAAATGTCTCTGTacacaattggatagtccttcaaccaatcagaccaacgattcgggtgacgtagcagcgacagcggcatcaacgggttgctgcgcttcagtGGCTGGCTTGTTGaatgcttggtcgcttctctatcgtcatcgtgttaaacctgTCAATACcccgccaggtggataagccagtttgtgattggttcctgcAGATTTGTAACgaaagcaggatagataaaaacgtacaggtttccagcctgagccgCAGGGCAAAATCAAATCGCTGGCAGAtcaggctgggtttacccagtctaaccAATACCTACTAGAAAATAGAAATAGAGACTCCTAAAGTTGTTGAGCTTCTAAATGAAAAAGGGGAATAAAGGTGTTTGTCAGTTTACAGACAACTCACAGCTCTGTATTCCAGGAACATCTCCTTAAAGGCCATGAAGTCAGTGAACGTCAGCAGCATGTCAAAGATGTCACCTGGCACTTCCTCTTTGTGTTGCCTGCAGATGGAAGAGACCCACATTGTGAATCCTGTCACATTGGAATGTACTTTTGTGCCACCTAGTGGCCCTGCTGCAAAATTATATTTCTTAGGCGCAACAGGTGCATCAAACAAACCACTGTATGAGCGGACTCATTGCTTTCAATGACACCAATGTATGTCACCAACTGAATATAGAGTGGTTTAGTTGTTGTCAGAGGAAAACGGCCACGATAAGAGTTGTGTCACGTCTTACATTAGCAGCTCTGTGAAAGTGTTCATGTTGAAGGCGGGGAtcctctccatcagctgctGCTCCAGGTGTTTCTCCAGCAGGTCAACCTTCACAAGAGACATGAGTGTTATTAGGCATCTGGTCTTAGTTTACCTCCCTGACTACTACAGACGATGAGTAAAAAGTCAGAATCTTTGATAGAGCTGTAaattcagggttcatacgcatttaaccaatacttttccatgactttttcggcaaatttccatgactatgtattcctgaaaatgtcagtcgacattttacaataatttaacaataaaatgaatgacaatttatgtggttcataATATCGCGCCCAGAATAGAACGTTGAGGTTAGGACGAcatgaaatatatttattaatcacatattattatgctgtgttaaaataaaaaaaatttaaaaaagaatccatgacttttccaaaactttctgggtctttttgtttccataacttttccatgttttttcaaaacgtatgaaccctgtaaaTTGTAATTCGAGACAAGGTGATATAATGATCATATTTCTAGAGGCAACTTAATGTGTATTGGACTGGGACAGTGTTATAAAAAATCTGATAATCCTATGTCATTTTCCTTGAAGACAGGTGTGGGAGTTCCATTAGACCACAGCGAGATGGTCAGCAAACTCACATACTCATTGAAGATAAGTGTGTAACTGAGCTTGTTCTCATCAGAGTCCTCAAACTCCAGGTAGTGTTTCTCCATGAAGCTCTGCTGAAGCTGCTGGAACTCCTCCTCTAAAAGAAAAGTAGTGGACATGTAGAACATCACGTATCTTCACCACTAACTGGTGAAACACTAAAGATTGATATGTCTTCAGCTGGTTAAGTAAACAGacctttataaaaaataaaaaaataaaaaaaagtctcaggaTAAAATATGGAAATGTTTTACATATGTACAATTTTCTTTCCTGCATTTTTCACCATTCTCACAGAACAAATAAAGACCAGTTAAAgcaatttaattattattattttttatatatatatatatatatatatatatatatatacacagttgtATCAGCAAGTTGcagttcagaataatagcattgtgtttaaaaaagtgaataatgctcaaaatccttagaatagcttttaaccccataatatcaatgcattgggaactctgcacattcaattccaaatcaaaacatgaccaaaattgatcaagtttgtgttatacctttacagaaagtgaagaaaaaggaatattagactgttaaaaaaaaatagcagtatttgcatttttctttacaaactcaaacatttactgtatgaactgaaaaatgtctcaagggtttgctttactttgaatcactgcactaatatttagttgcataaccattatttctgagaactgcttcacatctgtgctGCATGGAgccgaccaacttctggcacctgtgaacaggtattccagcccaggaccattgaactacattccacaattcctctgcattactgggttttgcctcagaaacagcatttttgatgtcaccccacaagttttctatggggttgaggtctggggattgggctggccactccataacatcaatcttgttcatctggaaccaagactttgctcgcttactggtgtgttttgggtcattttcttgttgaaagacccatttcaaaggcatttcctcttcagcataagacaacatgacctcttcaagtattttgatgtattgaaactgatccatgatccctggtatgcaataaataggcccaacaccacagtatgagaaacatccccataacatgatgtttgcaccaccatgctttactgtcttcacagtgtactgtggcttgaattcagtgcatgggggtcgtcggacaaactgtctgcggcccctagacccaaaaagaacaattttgctctcatcagtccacagaatgttgccccatttctcctttggccagtcaatgtgtcctttggcaaatttcaacctattcagtacatgtcttttttcagcaatgggactttgcgggggcttctggctgatagctttgcttcacatagccttcttctgatcgtaacagtactcacaggtagctttaagtcttctttgattttcctggagctgatcattggttgagcctttgtcattttggctattcttcgatccattcgaatggtagttgaccgtttttccCCACGtcattcaggctttggatgccatttcaaggcatttgaagtcattttggctgagcagcctataattttctgcacttctttatacgttttcccctctccaatcaacttttgaATTAAAGTCCACTGTTCCTCAGAgaaatgtctggaacgacccattttgctgagtatttcagtgtgaaatgcactataaccaccatgcacaacatttgcttccttccttccttaaatatgggccataattgacacctgtttcttcacagaatcaatcacctcactaattaaacacaacactgctattattttgaacatgcccctttcaattacagattcaattacacagaatgagcagcatgcatgtcatgactgttggctctgttggttttctatgactctacaacacttactagtaaatgaTTTGCCATGTacaaatatcacttctaccaaaacatttgatttatgaggttagtgatgttggactgctattattttgaacacaactgtaggtCTAATAAAGCTACAGAGGCCTTCAtttttaggcaaaacggccaCTTTTCTCACATTCAAAATTCATCTTTCACAAATAGTTGGATTGTAAATCtgtaagatttaaaaaaataaaataaaatacagacaaTGGATTCATCACTTATCCTACCCATGATGATGTCCTCTATGCTCCCAATAACCGCATCAAAAGCTGAGTCTGCTGCTGAGGAACTGGAGAGGAAAAAACAAGAGAACATGATCATATCATTTAAAGGTAGACTCAAGTCTCAAAAATGAGAACTTGAGACTTGACTGCTAAGTGAAGGCTAAAGTATTGACCTGGTAAAGTCCCAGATTAATAGAAAAGATACCAATGGCATTGACAGACAAGCCTTTGGAACATTTAATTATCTGGCCTTTGCATTTCACTTCGAGAACTTGATCTCacaaagttaaataaaaagtcattttCACAGCTCTAAATGGAAACAAAAGCAATTATTGTGACTTGAAACCCACCTTGAAATAGCAAAGTTTTCTTCTTCCATGTTAACCATTTCTACGATGTTCTCTCCACAGCCTCGCACATCTGGAGACCGAGGGGAGGCAACAtgtgatatacagtatctcacaaaagtgagtacacccctcacattttagtaaatatttcattatatcttttaatgggacaacactgaagaaattacactttgctacaatgtaaagtattaagtgtacagcttgtataacagggtaaatgtgctgtcccctcaaaataactcaacacacagccattaatgtctaaaccgctggtaACAAAAGTGAGGACACcactatgttaaattcccatagaggcaggcagaggtttatttttaaaggccagttatttcatggatccaggatactatgcatcctgataaagttcccttggcctttggaattaaaatagccccacatcatcacaatctctaggtatggtgaagggtatgtgatgatgtgggggggctattttaattccacatTAATTCCATTGTAGCAAAGTggaatttcttcagtgttgttcCATTAAAAgatatgaaatatttactaaaatgtgaggggtgtactcacttttgtgatatactgtacatatattcaTGTTCATGTGAAATCAAAGCTGTCAAAGCTatacaaacagctagctaacgttaacgtttaaCGTTACTGAAcgataacgttagctagctggctaacgttagctaaccttTAGCTTACCTAACTAGCTAAACACATGTTAGCGTTAAATTAATACGAACTGTCAAGAGTCTGTTAGCTACATTTCGCATTTTCCGAACTACATTATTACTTTACATCTCCCTTAAGCTCCAGGCATGTTAGTTAAATGAATTGAATAGACTTACTTCGTTCCTGGATGTCcatgttgtttaaataaatcagtAACGTGTATGGTAAATGGTTGTTACCAAGGAAACGGCGAACATGTGCGCAACTGGGTCTCGTCCGGTACGATAAGATATGTGCACGTTGGTTCCTACCTGAGAACGTATCAGTGGGATTATAAAAATGACTTCGTGAAccaattcttcttctttttaagaCATTACTGAGACAAAGTCCCCTTACTTCGTGTACTGGAATATCGCTCAGATGGAAGTAAATAatctttaatttttaattataaCCAGATCTGTCCAGTCACTCTTTACTAACAGTTTAAGCATTGGCATGTCCCTTTGTTGTGATTTCAACAATTAA contains:
- the arl2bp gene encoding ADP-ribosylation factor-like protein 2-binding protein; translation: MDIQERNVRGCGENIVEMVNMEEENFAISSSSAADSAFDAVIGSIEDIIMEEEFQQLQQSFMEKHYLEFEDSDENKLSYTLIFNEYVDLLEKHLEQQLMERIPAFNMNTFTELLMQHKEEVPGDIFDMLLTFTDFMAFKEMFLEYRAEKEGRGLDLSQGLVVTSLIPAGSKHIGSTQSQ